One genomic window of Cannabis sativa cultivar Pink pepper isolate KNU-18-1 chromosome 2, ASM2916894v1, whole genome shotgun sequence includes the following:
- the LOC115719371 gene encoding arogenate dehydratase 3 produces the protein MKALTTTPPSTNNLKPLIRSPAVPTRPNFIRVYPTRVSIQCAYRSESMNFPNGVGSSRSDWQSSCAILASKVVSQEQPTDKAGGADHVAAVNGHKTAIDLNLVPIEKVSEENDGGCGGNSNNNNKPVSKPLTITDLSPAPMHGSQLRVAYQGVPGAYSEAAAGKAYPNCEAIPCDQFEVAFQAVELWIADRAVLPIENSLGGSIHRNYDLLLRHRLHIVGEVQLPVHHCLLALPGVRKEYLTRVISHPQALAQCELTLTKLGLNVAREAVDDTAGAAEYVAAHNLRDTAAIASARAADLYGMNILADGIQDDSSNVTRFVMLAREPIIPRTDRPFKTSIVFAHDKGTSVLFKVLSAFAFRNISLTKIESRPHRNRPIRLVDDANVGTAKHFEYMFYVDFEASMADVRAQNALAEVQEFTSFLRVLGSYPMDMTPWCPSRGD, from the coding sequence atGAAGGCCTTAACAACAACGCCTCCCTCAACTAACAATCTCAAGCCCCTAATCCGCTCCCCTGCGGTACCAACCCGACCCAATTTTATTCGGGTTTACCCGACCCGAGTTTCGATTCAATGCGCTTACCGTTCTGAATCCATGAATTTCCCAAACGGCGTCGGATCCAGTCGAAGCGATTGGCAGAGCTCTTGTGCTATTTTAGCTAGTAAGGTTGTGAGCCAAGAGCAGCCGACTGATAAAGCCGGCGGCGCAGATCACGTAGCCGCCGTTAACGGACACAAAACCGCTATTGATCTGAATCTTGTTCCGATTGAGAAGGTTTCCGAGGAAAACGACGGCGGCTGCGGcggtaatagtaataataataataagccgGTTTCTAAGCCGCTTACTATAACTGATTTATCTCCTGCGCCGATGCACGGCTCGCAGCTTCGCGTGGCTTATCAAGGTGTTCCCGGTGCTTATTCTGAAGCCGCTGCTGGTAAAGCTTATCCGAACTGTGAAGCCATACCTTGTGACCAATTCGAGGTAGCTTTTCAAGCTGTTGAGCTTTGGATAGCCGATCGAGCCGTTCTTCCTATTGAAAATTCTTTAGGCGGTTCGATTCATCGAAATTACGATCTTCTCCTTCGTCACCGTCTACATATCGTCGGAGAAGTTCAACTTCCGGTTCACCACTGTCTTCTCGCTCTACCTGGAGTTCGTAAAGAGTACTTAACGCGCGTGATCTCACATCCCCAAGCACTCGCTCAATGCGAACTCACTCTCACCAAACTCGGTCTCAACGTAGCGCGTGAAGCAGTCGACGATACAGCCGGAGCAGCAGAATACGTCGCAGCACATAATCTAAGAGACACAGCCGCGATTGCAAGCGCACGCGCCGCCGATCTATACGGAATGAACATCTTAGCAGATGGAATCCAAGACGATTCGAGTAACGTAACTCGATTCGTTATGCTCGCTAGGGAACCAATAATTCCGAGAACCGATCGTCCTTTCAAGACGAGCATAGTCTTCGCTCACGATAAGGGAACTTCGGTCCTTTTCAAGGTTCTTTCGGCTTTCGCTTTCAGAAACATAAGTCTGACGAAGATCGAATCGAGGCCGCACCGTAACCGTCCGATTAGGTTGGTGGATGATGCTAACGTCGGTACGGCTAAGCATTTCGAGTACATGTTCTATGTGGATTTCGAAGCTTCAATGGCGGACGTTAGGGCTCAGAATGCATTGGCTGAGGTTCAGGAGTTCACCTCATTTTTGAGGGTATTGGGAAGTTATCCAATGGACATGACGCCTTGGTGCCCGTCACGGGGAGATTAG